The Dreissena polymorpha isolate Duluth1 chromosome 8, UMN_Dpol_1.0, whole genome shotgun sequence genome includes the window CACAATTTGGTTtcaaaatgttgaaaattgtagAGTTCGTAGGGTATGCTAATGATTAAATTTCTCCTAAACTCAATCTAATACATATACTAAATGTATACTTACGTGCAATTGAGCTTAAAAATACTTATAACAGAATATTAAGTACAAAGTCTTAGTGTTCTTAAAATTAATTTCAGTCGATACGTTATCTCagtaaaaatgcaaatttacttTCCAGTTAAAGTTTTATTGGTCTTTTTATCACTATAACTTATGTTAATTACATAATACGCATTATCCAACTCAGTTACACCtgtaattaaataacaattcaTTCTTAATTTTTCGCATTCTGGAAAAAATGGAACCAGTTTTCTTTTTCCATATTTTCCCATATTGTATGATTAAAATTTGATCTTACCAACATAAGGTCGTATTGCTGTTTTCCGCGTTTTGGGGTCTTTTGCCATTTTATCTGGGTCGGTCTGATATTCACATTCGATTTCCATCGCTTTGGCATTTCCTTTCATAATAAACTGCAAAGTCTGTCGCATTGTTTTATGTTCAACAGGCTGTCTGtaaaaacaataatgcaatttATATATATCGGGTTTGCTTGCAACTCAAGCATTAACGTCGTTTAACAATTTTACGAATAATAAAATTCCACATACCAAACCTAACATAGATTAACATCTGATATACAtaaaataagcaaattcgttgaattgatattccccgccaatatgcttctggacacaaaagtgtaatatttgacactcacaaaagcatttttcaagacacaaaggttcataactccgttattaacagatggtgtacaatgccatttggcgtgcatcatcccttTATCCATATATACAGTCggttggtgtataacggatagctaaggacgtcgagtctcatttcaacgtgtCTCTctaaactataaatcttaacataaatacaagtattttgcaaaaaacgtttaatctatccgttactcactaaaatccgctatacaccaatcgactgtactcacaccaagtttcaatgaaatccgccaaagcacttccaagatatagctccggatggacggacagacggacggaaagacggaagaacgaacggaaggacggacaacgccaaaacaatatccctctgccgaTGGCGGGGATAATAAACTTTCAAAACAGTAAgcgaatattttttgtatttattatttaacaatgttAGCTCACTGCAAATCATCCATTGATCCCTTAAGGAAAAATATAGCAACTAAGAACACTCTCATATTTCCATATGATTGACCAACCTATTGCAAACATTAACTACAAACGTTTTCTTCATCAAGATTACAATGAAAGTGTTATACAAACACGAATTACACCTAGTAGTATTTGGTGCTCATAATTACAAGATCCGTCGTTGTTTACCTGGGTTGATCAAGTACGGCGTGATGCGTTTTATCTTTTACAAGAATCTCATACAGATTAGTTGTATACTCGTCCGTTTCATCGAGCTCCGTTTCCCCTCTTGCTGCAGCCCAGTAAATGGTTTTCATTCTCAATTCACCATTTACCTCCTTGGTAAATTTAGGAGGACATGATTTTCTGTGCTCTTCAAACAACAAAAGTTGAACATCCATATTAGCCTTTACCTGTCGGGAAAATAGATGGCATTAAAACAGCTTTAAGTTTGCAACATATATTCAGTCCGATTTTATTAACAAACgattacaatttaaaattacaGTTATCAATCGTAAAAATGCGCACTTAGAATTGTTTTTTTCCTTTAAGTCACAACTAAATGTATTAGTATAGTATAACGTAAAGAAACTCTGAAATATGGGCTTGGCCATGTGAGGTCCAAATTTTCGTTAAAACATTAGATTAACATTtatcatatatcatatatgtCGATATCATACATGCAGAGAACCTTTTTTAACTTTCATTCGTTCTTTTTGTTTGATACATAAGTTACATAGTTTACATGTTTCAAATCTCAATAAATTACGTCTCTATCGCTTTTGTCGGATTGGTCTGGAAAATCAATCTCAGAAACAACCAGCTTTTCTTTCGTGTGCCTCTTATTACATCTTCTTTCGAATTCTTCAAGTGTTCCAATAACGTTCTCATACACTCTGTACAGCATTTCCTTACTGGCTGccgaaatataaatacatataaagtaGTTGAATACACAATAGAGATTATGCATGTTGATATTTGTTAGCGTATAAACAGTGCCAACATGATTAATTTATTAGCTGCTTTCGTATCTGCGTTTGCATTAATGTTAATATGTTCATATGTAGAACGACAAAAAGATAACGACTGTAAACGATCACTGCTAAAAGGGATACACTACACTCTCAAATTTCAGTTcattaaaaaacattatattattaaaacagaTTTGAAAAGGCAAGTTTTCACTTTTCACACCATAACAGCTCTAATGGACTTATTTCAATTATGCACTGTTGCCCTGAGTTTGAAGTACATTAAAAAAGTACTACTTTTATACGTTTGGAATGTTTTGCTGGAATGTTTTTACGTTTTAACTAACCAAGTATATCACCGCTGTGTTATTGAGACGCAAGTAGCTGACACAATTGTTTTTGTAAAGTGAAACAAGATCGCGTATATTGAACATTTGAGACGGAATTAAACTAGTATGTACCCTGCAAATAGTCATGCCGAAAGCAGTTTTCAAGTAACATTACAGAAGCGCTTTTGTACCATTATTTTAAAGTTGTGTTAGCCAGCGTGGCAGccaatatatataatttgacaTGTGTCCTCGTTAAATAACTTATCAAACATATGTTCTCTGAATAACAGATTACCAACAATCTTATTTAGATTATGTCCTTTCAGGCTATAGCGGagcaatataaatgtattattttcacaAATCATAGGATACAAACAGTTATTGTGCCAAAGTTCCCTGTTGATGACGCGTTACAACAAACATGCCATCATTACGGATTTTACCCGTCTGTTAGCTGTTGTTTGTTGGTATCGCTTATCTTAAAACATATGCAACAACGCTTTAACTCTCGTGAACATAAAAGTTGTGAATTCAACTAAGCGAGCGGTCATTTGTCATTTTTAGCCTTTTACTTTATTATAGATGGACCGCTGTCCTGTTGACAATGATGTATTAAACGtttcaacatttgttttaaaaccaAATGCGTGCGAAACTTTCAGGTTACTTCATTAAGTATGAATCGATGATGGAATTTATCaaaaaagtgatttatttttattaaatttgaagTTATTTTGGGTCAAGAATATAATAAATTCGAGTTGACAGTTACGTTAGACATATATTGAAACGATTTGAATGTATTTTCTGTTGTGCTGCATTCAAGTCCAAGCCTTATTGTCAGTTGTAAAAACGCATTGATATTTTTGCcgattttataaatatgtaaaatttgAAATCCTAGTGTTAGGCTTATTTTTGTAACCCGTCCCGCCTACAATCCAATTTATATCCTTGTGTGTGTGCAACCCGCTGTAAGCAATGGGATTCAGCTTCAATTGTTTTATGTAAATGAGCAAGTCATGTGTGTAAGAAGCTGATTACAACAAGTACAGGTTTTGATATAACGGCTTTAATGTGTGTATTATTGTTATAACTAAACTATGTGAACAATACATCTTGTGTACCCATTGTTCAGAGACAAAGTTAATCAAAGATTTCAAGCTAAAGAATGCCCACTCTATCGGAGACATAGTTGGAACGTATGTCACAAAATGGCATGTTTGATGCATCAACAAAGCCAGCTAAACTTAATTACAGTTATTAGCATAACACAACTTACACTGTATTCACAAAGAATCTTTACTTGAAGATAACGTCAATCATACCAGTAAACACATCTTTAGTTATGATAAACCATACGCGACATTGTCCTGTGATTATCACACAGAAGGGTTGATGAAACATAAACCTGCTGTAGATCAACAGCGGTTTTGCATGTTAATACGATGCCATTTGGTATACGTAATAATTCAGGAAAATGAGTGTCAGTCGAGTTGATATAATATCCTTAAACTATATGTCATTCTTTAATAAATTTCGAATAAATATTGCAATTTGGATAGTTGCTAAGAAAACAGTGCAGACAATAATTAAAAAGCCGGATAACATATTTATAGGGCTACAATATACAGAGTGAAATACACCAGGAAATGACTTAAAGGGGGTATATCTTCACTATTTCCGAAATAGATATGTGTGTTAACACAATACATATTCGAGCAGAACAATGTTTTTAACgatgaaatgttaaataaataaatcataatacTCAACAAAATCCTCCCAGGAAAATCAAACACACGCGTACAATAATAACTTTAATAAAAAGACTACTACACTAAAGTACCGTTATCGATAGTGAGCATTAGTATATCGGTTCTTAATGTACATTTCCTTCCTAACGATTATCATTATACTTCCATTTCTACTTGAGATATTCCCGTGCCCACATAAAGTGCCAACGTggacatcattttatttttatattgagcGTAAATGGAATTTTGCATACTAACACTAGAAAAACGAACTTTTTTTCATAATGTAAACTACAGTTTTAACCGTCGATATTCTTCGAATACCAAGTGGACTATTTACATGCTATATTGAGTGAAATTAGAACTACATTAATGTTGTATTATATTTTGAATCAGTATTTATATAATTCAAGAGATCAAACTATGTAAATGGTATACGGAAAGAAAACATTTGTTTACACaatgaaatgtttaattacaACATCAGATTCACCTTCCTTTTGCCGTGCAAGTTGGTCCTGTTTTTGTGTTTGCACTGGATATAACTTGTTTGAGTTCGGTTGTAAAATTTCATCGCTATAATATGAGCCTGGTGTTTGAGTTTTTAGTTGATCCTTTGCTGCAAGGAAACACCATTAGTATATTTGTATTCACTTCTTGCAATAAATCATTGTTAACTGCATGGAAAACAAACTCATGTACATATTAACAACACAcacttttaaaacaataataatattaagaggttgtattgttttaagttttttgtttttgttttgttcgtTCAATATGACTATTCCGATGTTATAGTTGATGTCGAAAGTATTTTCATAAGCTTGAAGCTGATATCGGAActtaattatgttgtttatacgAAATATTCAAATATGCCTGTTTTGCCTACCGTCTTGCCCGCCGTCTTGAAGTTTGTCGTTTTCCTCATCGCCTTTCGGGGTAGAAGTGTGTGGCCGTTTACTTTAAAAACGATAGTTTTTACATTCTCATCAGAAATAATTGTATTACTCGTAACGACAATTTTGTTAACTGAACCAATGTGTATTTGCGTGCGCCTGCAAAGATTATTACATTCAAATATGCAATTGTTCtgtgtttgtttttaacaaatgcatGCGGTCATTATCACTCTAATCAATTGATGCTATTTGACAAGAATGAAGGCACAGTATCATATCATTTTGATACTGTGTTGTGGCCAGATGGGGACGGGTATCCTGACACATATTGACAGTGCGAATGTTATATTCCGCCTTCTTTGCAGGGTGAATTCAAACAACAACATTCATTTTTACTTATCGATATTGCTCTGAAATAACAATTCTTAACAAGAATATTTCCACATAGTTATGAAATGCTATGCTTATTAAACATCAAAAATGTTGTAATTGTTTGCTTCTTTAAAAATTTAAGAAGCAAGAACGGGAAAACTATATACTTCGATAAATTAGAAATTGGCACACCCGCTTCAATTTTTTAAACGTACCTAAAAGCACCTGTGAAACTTTCTAAACGCGGAATTTACAGGGACTTTTTACTTCTATACTTCATTTAAGCCCGTGTAAGTGCGTATGGAATTATTTTGGTGATATAATAAGTGGCTCATTACCTATATAGATCAGGCTCACTACCCATATAGATCAAACATAAATAAAGATTAATATAGTATAAATTGCAAGCGGATAGAAAGGGgttcattattatattaatacaagtATGACCTATAAGCACGCGGTGAAGATTGTCTGGTAGTAAAAAAATAACGTTAAATGTCTTAAAAAATGACTGAAAATAACCTTAAATACCCTCTTGTAAAGATATATGAGCACATATTAATATGGGTTTGTTCTCTAACGCAGTTAACATCGTCAAAGACCTGTGACGATTTTATGGACGCTCATAAGTATCGGTTCATTTTGATagttataaaatgaaaaaaaggttgTATAAGCATCCTGACACGACGCATGCTGATAGTTGTCCATTTCTTCCTCAATGCAGTTAAGACCAACTGATCATATGTAAATGTTAACTGTGCGCCGACCGATAGGAGTACATGCTTAACGGGAATTTAATGCATTTTGCCGAATGAGAACAAATTATTGTATTATGAGAAATACTCAATACCTATTCAGATTTTATAAACGTATATGTGTAGTAGTCAATGAATACTAACTTGCTGCAGATTAGTAGGGGTACATTaccatttgcaaattatgaacCAAGTAATAGAGGCTAATGACTTCCAAATTTCATCGAAATCGAGCCGCAAAACAATCAATACATGTGCACAATTAATCTTCATTTTCATATCATAGATCACATACTTGTCTGCATATAATATTGATCACGGGATTATGGATATTCACCGAATTATTTAGTTGTGCTTAACACCAGACTGGTCATATCAACGTGTTAATAAAATACTAATTAATGCCTATAGTACACAGGATATATCATTAATCATTAATCTATGCGcaataatattacatatcatttatatttaacttGTAACTCAAATACCATTTTATACTCATATCGACTCAGAAATCGTAAGCCCgacaattaaaatttgaaattcgCTTTAAAAGGGCAAATTAAATCTACAGCGATAATTAACTGTATTGAAACaacattcacatattttatggAATGAACATTGTAGTACCATCGAAACATTGGCAATGTGACTATATTTACAATCTGGcagatttgtatttatatatatatgataaggAAATGATACATGAAGGCGGACTACATACTTCAAATACGGACAGACCATTACATGTTGATATTTACCAATATGAATTGATATCTACTTATTGTTGATATGATCGCGTTTTGTATTTACCCATTATCTCTAGAAAGAGTAAACTGATACGGTGATACTATTCATGTTatagtttaaattaaacaaagaaacattttttgtgtgaaattaaacaaaataatttacctTTCATTACGCTTCGGTTCTGTGTTATATACTTGATTGAGTGCGCCATCATGGGTTGGTGCGTGCTTGCCTTTGTTATTTTCTGCGACGTTCGATTTGCTCGtgctattaaaaatattattttcattaccAATGTGAGTTTACATGCGATTACAAAATATACGCATTTATTGGCATTACGTTAAGCGCCCTTTATGTTCGCGTGCTATAGAAAGGTATAACTGGTTTTTATGCCAGTGTTCGTTCGCAAAATCCAATTACTGTTAATTCTTAAAAACGCATTCGCATAATTTGTATTGAATAACGTGACAATTTTACCGTCAGAATCACAATAATCCAACattatatttctttgtttaacaCCTAGTAACACCTACATTATGATTCAAtcaaatattaaatgtatataaaaatgcaaacaacTTAATCTTCAACAATATGTACTTAACGCATGCTATATCTGAATATTGATTAATTAGCTTGAAATTGTTGGTCGATTTTAGCATAGGCTGTTtcgttattgttttttttgtgacGTTCAGTTCTCTTTCTCTATTTTATAATATACTATTCAGTATCAAGATGTTTTCACACGCAGTGCGAATAAACCAGATGCTTAAAGACATCGAGGTAAACTTACTCTCCATATTAATTAGCCAAAGAAAACCTATACATGGTTTCCATGTTAGTATTCGTTATAATATCATgcttaacaaacaataaatacttttcttttttttacaatttaaaactgAATAACTTAAGGTAATATACTTTTCGGAAATTGTTACTGGAAATGATGAGAATAactcatatttgttttattttcttgtcATATCCCCTTGTGAATAACATATacaatatgaacaaaatacaacTGTCAATTTCACGTGTTTGTACAAATCGATCCGATACATTTTTAGCAATACACATTTCCTTGATACGTGTTTATAAAAACTAGAAAACCAAAGATtgaatgaagaaattattttgTGCATAGTAATATTACTTAAATGTTCATATCAGACCTGCATcgacttttatttaaatatgataagGAAATTATACATAAAGTCTGACTATATAGGGCCTATACGGATGGACCATTTACATGTCGATACAGTATTTACCAATATGATTTGATATCTGCTTTTTGTTGATATGATCTCGTTTTATTTTCACCCATTATCTCTAGAAAGAGTATACCGGAACAGTGATTATATTcatattaagttaaatttaaaaaagaaacattttgctatttgaaattaaaaaaaaatacttacctTTCAAAACGCTTCGGTTCTGTGTTATTTTCTTGATTGACTGCGTCATCATTGGTTTGTGCGTGTTTGCCCTTGTCATTTTCTGCGACGTTCGATTCGCTTATGCTATAtacaatattattatcattaccaATGTGAgtttacatacaatttaaaaaatacgcACTTATTGGCATAAGTTAAGCGCACTTTATGTTCGCGTGCTATAGAAAGGTATAATTGGTTTCCATGCCAGTGTTCGTTCGCGAATTCAGATGATTGTTAATTCTGAAAATCGCATCGACAGCATAATTTGCATTACAAAACTCGTGACAATTTTATCGTCAGAATCA containing:
- the LOC127841183 gene encoding uncharacterized protein LOC127841183, with the protein product MGNWCPYKKKKTEEEDPIDQNGTCVDSISESNVAENDKGKHAQTNDDAVNQENNTEPKRFESTSKSNVAENNKGKHAPTHDGALNQVYNTEPKRNESKRPHTSTPKGDEENDKLQDGGQDAKDQLKTQTPGSYYSDEILQPNSNKLYPVQTQKQDQLARQKEASKEMLYRVYENVIGTLEEFERRCNKRHTKEKLVVSEIDFPDQSDKSDRDVKANMDVQLLLFEEHRKSCPPKFTKEVNGELRMKTIYWAAARGETELDETDEYTTNLYEILVKDKTHHAVLDQPRQPVEHKTMRQTLQFIMKGNAKAMEIECEYQTDPDKMAKDPKTRKTAIRPYVGANRIYMCNTDLQPYLDQDVPGFLESDIK